The DNA segment GCGCGGACTAGCGCCGTGTGTTCGGGAACCGCTCTGTCGGTCGCCGCCAGATCTAAGATCTAGATCCCCAGGAAGAGACGGAGACCCTCGTCAATAGCATCGAGCTCCGCGGGCTCGACCTGCCCGTAGACCTTCCGGACCCGACGCTTGTCCACGGACCGGATCTGATCCACGAGAGCCCACGATTCCTTGCGTAGGCCGCTGGGACCCGCTAGGAGATGCGGATAAAACGCTCCTTCCCCCCGCGAGGTCGTGACGGGTATTACGCACAACATGGGGAAGCGCTGGTCAGCGGAAACCTCGGGGTCGCTTACGAGCACGCACGGGCGGGTCCCACGCTGCTCATGTCCGTGCGTCGGATCCAAGGTGATCAGAACGATCGTGCCCCGCTCGAACCTCACTCCTCTACTTCAACCCAGCCGACTTCAGGCCGCCACTCAACCCCAGTGCCCAGGTCGGGGTCGAGCAACAATCCATCGGCCTCTGGGAGCGTCGTGGCCCAATCCTCCAGTCCCAGCTCCGCCGTCTCTCGGCCCTCCGAGTGAGGACTACGCAGTGATCGCTGTAGCGCCTCGCGGCGCTGGCGGTCGAGCTCGTGGCGGATGGCTTGCCGAATGAACTTGCTGCGATTCCGCCCGCGGCGGTCCATATCCTCCACCAAGGAGTGGGGCAGCGTGATAGTCACCCGATCATAGGCCATGAGCTGCTCCG comes from the Gemmatimonadota bacterium genome and includes:
- a CDS encoding type II toxin-antitoxin system PemK/MazF family toxin, whose product is MRFERGTIVLITLDPTHGHEQRGTRPCVLVSDPEVSADQRFPMLCVIPVTTSRGEGAFYPHLLAGPSGLRKESWALVDQIRSVDKRRVRKVYGQVEPAELDAIDEGLRLFLGI
- a CDS encoding ribbon-helix-helix protein, CopG family; its protein translation is MAYDRVTITLPHSLVEDMDRRGRNRSKFIRQAIRHELDRQRREALQRSLRSPHSEGRETAELGLEDWATTLPEADGLLLDPDLGTGVEWRPEVGWVEVEE